Proteins from one Sphingomonas sp. HF-S4 genomic window:
- a CDS encoding PAS domain-containing protein, which yields MAESSISDEGAGMRANLAAAGTSGTWDWDIAADRLYVDARFAELYGLDPDAAHAGIRTDLFFKAIHPEDRPRIRIAVAGMLAGAEIFSKEFRVLGPDGAMLWMHGRGQSHLDAEDVPVRFTGLLVEVTERKRTEERLRIAQSAGGIGTFEYADGFATATVSPEFCALLGLHPASVLPVRTINNVVQFDGPQLIPQPGHGNIPETLDGEFRIRRSDDGSTRWIARRGEIVREGVGYRLVGVVYDVTASKEQEARLREWNDTLETRVEQEVAERREAEEALRQAQKMEAVGQLTGGIAHDFNNLLTIIIGNIDTVLRRFDTGTDPRARRALESALKGAERAASLTQRLLAFSRRQPLAPKTIDVARLLAGMSDLLTRSISESIAIQIVTDPHLWPVEADPHQLENAILNLAVNARDAMPDGGSLTISARNVELGAAATADGVQPGSYVAISVADCGIGMSSDTVAKVFDPFFTTKEVGKGTGLGLSMVYGFAKQSGGHIEIESTEGEGTTVRLLLGRKSEDAGAFLEGENTPAEASGGSETVLVVEDDDEVRAYTVGILRELGYRVVEAHDGVSAIRLLEREDFSIDLLLTDVVMPQMSGDELAERARAMHPQLKVLFASGYTRDAIMRDDRLEAGVDLISKPFTFAALAERVRETLGRA from the coding sequence ATGGCTGAATCCAGCATCAGCGACGAGGGTGCGGGCATGCGTGCAAACCTCGCGGCGGCTGGGACCAGCGGCACCTGGGACTGGGACATCGCCGCGGACCGGCTGTACGTCGACGCGCGCTTTGCCGAGCTCTACGGGCTCGATCCAGACGCCGCGCACGCCGGCATCCGCACCGATCTGTTCTTCAAGGCGATCCATCCCGAGGATCGCCCGCGGATCCGTATCGCGGTTGCCGGGATGCTCGCCGGCGCCGAGATATTCTCGAAGGAATTCCGTGTCCTGGGCCCCGACGGGGCGATGCTGTGGATGCATGGTCGCGGGCAAAGCCATCTGGACGCCGAGGACGTGCCGGTGCGCTTCACCGGATTGCTGGTCGAGGTCACCGAGCGCAAGCGTACCGAGGAGCGGCTGCGCATCGCCCAGTCGGCGGGCGGGATCGGCACGTTCGAATATGCCGACGGCTTCGCCACCGCGACGGTCTCGCCTGAATTCTGCGCGCTGCTCGGGCTGCATCCGGCTTCGGTGTTGCCGGTGCGGACGATCAACAACGTCGTCCAGTTCGATGGGCCGCAGCTGATCCCGCAACCCGGCCATGGCAACATACCCGAGACGCTCGACGGCGAATTCCGCATCCGGCGCAGCGACGATGGCAGCACGCGGTGGATTGCCCGGCGCGGCGAGATCGTCCGCGAAGGCGTCGGCTATCGGCTTGTCGGCGTGGTTTATGACGTCACGGCTTCCAAGGAGCAGGAAGCCCGGCTACGCGAGTGGAACGACACGCTCGAGACCCGTGTCGAGCAGGAAGTCGCCGAGCGCCGCGAAGCCGAGGAAGCGCTGCGCCAGGCACAGAAGATGGAAGCGGTGGGCCAGCTTACCGGCGGCATTGCGCACGACTTCAACAATCTGCTGACGATCATCATCGGCAATATCGATACCGTGTTGCGGCGCTTCGACACCGGCACCGATCCGCGCGCCCGGCGCGCGCTCGAGAGCGCGCTAAAGGGTGCGGAGCGAGCTGCCTCGCTGACTCAGCGGCTGCTCGCCTTTTCGCGACGCCAGCCGCTCGCCCCCAAGACGATCGACGTGGCGCGGCTGCTCGCGGGGATGTCCGACCTGCTGACACGGTCGATTTCCGAATCGATCGCGATCCAGATCGTCACCGATCCCCATCTCTGGCCGGTCGAGGCGGACCCGCACCAGCTCGAGAACGCGATCCTCAACCTTGCGGTCAACGCGCGCGATGCCATGCCCGACGGCGGTTCGCTGACGATCAGTGCACGCAACGTCGAACTGGGCGCCGCCGCGACCGCCGATGGCGTCCAGCCGGGTTCCTATGTTGCGATCTCGGTCGCCGACTGTGGCATCGGCATGTCTTCCGATACCGTGGCCAAGGTGTTCGATCCGTTCTTCACCACCAAGGAAGTCGGCAAGGGGACCGGGCTCGGACTGTCGATGGTCTATGGCTTCGCCAAGCAATCGGGCGGGCATATCGAGATCGAGTCCACGGAAGGCGAGGGGACTACGGTACGGCTGCTGCTCGGTCGCAAGTCCGAGGATGCCGGGGCTTTCTTGGAAGGGGAGAATACCCCCGCTGAGGCCAGTGGCGGTTCCGAAACCGTATTGGTCGTCGAGGACGACGACGAGGTTCGCGCCTATACAGTCGGCATCCTCCGCGAGCTGGGATACCGCGTGGTCGAGGCGCATGATGGCGTGTCGGCGATCCGCCTGCTCGAGCGCGAGGACTTCTCGATCGACCTGCTGCTGACTGATGTGGTGATGCCGCAGATGTCCGGCGACGAACTTGCCGAGCGTGCCCGCGCGATGCACCCGCAGCTCAAGGTGCTGTTCGCCTCGGGCTATACGCGCGACGCGATCATGCGCGACGACCGGCTCGAAGCCGGCGTCGACCTGATCTCGAAGCCGTTCACCTTCGCCGCGCTCGCCGAACGGGTGCGCGAGACGCTCGGCCGGGCCTGA
- the cheB gene encoding chemotaxis-specific protein-glutamate methyltransferase CheB, which yields MTKLMVVDDSPLMRRLLTDIFTAAGDFEVEVARSGAEALARLTDFAPDVVTLDIHMPGMDGLACLDQIMLIRPCPVVMVSSLTAEGADETLEAMALGAVDFIAKPRGAVSLEIDAVVPELVAKVRAAAGARISRATRLRERVRALGTPTPTPAPTPLASSPRRAGLPAEGLVLVGCSTGGPAALDALLGRLPSDFPWPILVAQHMPASFTGPLARRLDRLCALPVSEVVRSAPLLAGNIYIARGDADILVTRRAGALTAIAAPSDPALFWHPSVDRVVESAMTQLDPSNLIGVLMTGMGTDGARAMTELKARGGVTIAEAADTAVVWGMPGALVGADGASFVVPLDRIAGELTTLFAR from the coding sequence GTGACAAAGCTGATGGTCGTCGACGATTCGCCGCTGATGCGGCGGCTGCTCACCGATATCTTCACCGCCGCCGGCGATTTCGAGGTGGAGGTGGCGCGCTCCGGTGCTGAAGCATTGGCGCGGCTGACCGATTTCGCGCCCGACGTGGTGACGCTCGACATCCATATGCCCGGCATGGACGGGCTGGCCTGCCTCGACCAGATCATGCTGATCCGACCCTGCCCGGTGGTGATGGTCTCGTCGCTCACTGCCGAGGGCGCCGACGAGACGCTCGAGGCGATGGCGCTGGGCGCAGTCGATTTCATCGCCAAGCCGCGCGGTGCGGTCTCGCTCGAGATCGATGCGGTCGTCCCCGAACTCGTCGCCAAGGTGCGCGCCGCGGCGGGCGCCCGCATTTCGCGCGCGACCCGGCTCCGCGAGCGAGTTCGCGCTCTGGGCACGCCCACCCCAACACCGGCACCCACGCCACTTGCCTCTAGCCCGCGCCGCGCCGGCCTGCCCGCCGAGGGCCTTGTCCTGGTCGGCTGCTCGACCGGCGGGCCGGCGGCGCTCGATGCCTTGCTCGGCCGGCTTCCCTCCGATTTCCCCTGGCCGATCCTCGTCGCGCAGCACATGCCGGCGAGCTTCACCGGCCCGCTCGCGCGACGGCTCGATCGGCTCTGCGCGCTCCCGGTCAGCGAGGTCGTCCGCTCGGCGCCGCTGCTCGCCGGCAATATCTACATTGCACGCGGCGACGCCGATATTCTCGTCACGCGGCGCGCGGGCGCGCTGACGGCGATCGCCGCGCCGAGCGATCCCGCGCTGTTTTGGCACCCCAGCGTCGATCGGGTCGTTGAGAGCGCGATGACACAGCTCGATCCTTCCAACTTGATTGGGGTGCTGATGACCGGGATGGGCACCGATGGCGCCCGCGCGATGACCGAACTGAAGGCGCGCGGCGGCGTCACCATCGCCGAAGCGGCGGATACCGCGGTGGTATGGGGCATGCCCGGCGCGCTGGTCGGTGCAGACGGCGCGTCATTCGTTGTGCCGCTCGACCGGATTGCCGGCGAGTTGACGACATTGTTCGCGCGGTGA
- a CDS encoding chemotaxis protein CheA, whose amino-acid sequence MDELLEQFLIEGRDLVAQAASDFDVLARDPGDAGTIDSAFRAIHTLKGSVCIFPMGPAERVLHAAEDALERARKGKGALDAGAVAGLVACLDAVDRWIDEIERGAIGADAEQIAAKALARLPGTAAAPDAAETDTAPPDWLGPLAEREWQAIEAADRPLTAFRYAPDPACFFRGEDPLAIAAEVPELLTLAILPAEGAWPSLEAIEPFACVSVLEGLSAAPIDAMRAAFRMVPDRIALHRIDPATADTAPAEAAGRTNAMLRVDAARVDALADGLGELVVAVNGFAALAERAEAIDRTLAAGIRTVQADIERVAGELHRSVSAVRLVPLAPTLRRLPRVAREIAAALGKQVDFIISSEGLEVDKQIADGLFEPLLHLIRNAIDHGIETPDARAAAGKPVEGRVTLAVAREGDAIRITLDDDGAGIDPARIRTAAVSRGVIGEEAAAKLSDPAALRLIFAPGFSTAPEVTAVSGRGVGMDAVQAAVERLRGTIDLAGEPGRGTRFALRLPANALTTRLLVVEAGGDRYGVALDQIVETFRVDAAALMPVGSGAACVLRGHTVPVLSLAALLGGSDTPSATAKLLVTRAAGERVALKVDGFAERIDALVRPPGGILSSVPGVTGSALLGDGGVLLVLDLPALAA is encoded by the coding sequence ATGGACGAGCTGCTCGAGCAATTCCTGATCGAAGGGCGCGATCTCGTCGCACAGGCGGCGTCCGACTTCGACGTGCTCGCGCGCGATCCCGGTGACGCCGGGACGATCGACAGTGCGTTCCGGGCGATCCACACGCTCAAGGGCTCGGTGTGCATCTTTCCGATGGGACCGGCCGAGCGCGTGCTCCACGCAGCCGAGGATGCGCTCGAACGCGCGCGCAAGGGGAAGGGGGCGCTCGATGCCGGCGCGGTAGCCGGTCTGGTCGCGTGCCTCGATGCCGTCGATCGCTGGATCGACGAGATCGAGCGCGGCGCGATTGGGGCCGATGCCGAGCAGATTGCCGCAAAGGCGCTCGCCCGGCTGCCAGGCACCGCAGCGGCGCCGGATGCTGCGGAGACGGATACTGCGCCACCCGATTGGCTCGGTCCGCTTGCGGAGCGCGAATGGCAGGCGATCGAAGCCGCTGATCGGCCGCTGACCGCGTTTCGCTATGCCCCCGATCCCGCCTGTTTCTTCCGTGGCGAGGATCCGCTGGCGATCGCGGCGGAGGTGCCAGAGCTGCTGACGCTCGCTATCCTGCCTGCGGAGGGAGCATGGCCGTCGCTCGAAGCGATCGAGCCCTTTGCGTGCGTGTCGGTCCTCGAAGGGCTGAGTGCGGCGCCGATCGACGCGATGCGCGCAGCGTTCCGGATGGTTCCCGATCGGATAGCGCTGCATCGCATCGACCCCGCCACTGCCGATACCGCGCCTGCTGAAGCCGCAGGACGCACCAATGCGATGCTGCGGGTCGATGCCGCGCGCGTCGATGCGCTGGCCGACGGGCTCGGCGAACTCGTCGTCGCGGTCAACGGCTTCGCCGCCCTGGCCGAGCGCGCCGAGGCCATCGATCGTACGCTCGCCGCCGGCATCCGCACGGTGCAGGCCGATATCGAGCGCGTGGCGGGCGAGTTGCACCGGAGTGTCAGCGCGGTACGGTTGGTGCCGCTCGCCCCGACCTTGCGCCGCCTGCCGCGCGTCGCGCGCGAGATCGCAGCGGCGCTCGGCAAGCAAGTCGACTTCATCATCTCGAGCGAGGGTCTGGAAGTCGATAAGCAGATCGCCGACGGGCTGTTCGAGCCGCTGCTGCACCTTATCCGCAACGCGATCGACCACGGCATCGAGACCCCGGACGCGCGGGCGGCGGCGGGCAAGCCTGTCGAGGGGCGGGTCACGTTGGCGGTGGCCCGCGAGGGCGACGCGATCCGCATCACCCTCGACGACGACGGCGCCGGGATCGATCCCGCACGGATCCGCACCGCTGCCGTGTCGCGTGGCGTGATCGGCGAGGAGGCGGCTGCCAAGCTCTCCGACCCAGCGGCGCTGCGGCTGATCTTCGCGCCGGGTTTCTCGACCGCGCCTGAGGTCACTGCAGTCTCGGGTCGCGGCGTCGGCATGGATGCGGTCCAGGCCGCGGTGGAGCGGCTGCGCGGTACGATCGATCTCGCCGGCGAGCCGGGCAGGGGCACCCGCTTCGCGTTGCGCCTGCCCGCCAATGCCCTCACCACCCGGCTGCTCGTCGTCGAGGCGGGAGGCGACCGCTACGGCGTCGCGCTCGACCAGATCGTCGAGACATTTCGTGTCGATGCCGCCGCGCTGATGCCGGTGGGATCCGGCGCTGCCTGTGTGCTGCGCGGGCACACCGTGCCGGTGCTGAGTCTCGCTGCGCTGCTCGGAGGTTCCGATACCCCCTCGGCCACCGCCAAGCTGCTTGTCACGCGCGCCGCGGGCGAGCGTGTCGCGCTCAAGGTCGACGGGTTCGCCGAGCGGATCGACGCGCTGGTGCGCCCGCCGGGTGGCATCCTTTCCAGCGTCCCGGGTGTCACCGGATCGGCGCTGCTCGGCGACGGCGGTGTGCTGCTCGTTCTCGATCTTCCGGCGCTTGCGGCATGA
- a CDS encoding chemotaxis protein CheX, with product MIPESVALAELERDALTEIVNIGVSRAASNLRKMIGDQVTLSVPAIDVVSQRRAARLISEREVAELVAVRQDFAGPFSGRALLIFPESNSLELVRAVTGDALNAQEVVDMEQEALTETGNVILNSCLATMANMLKRSLTMTIPEVLRGNGATLFEIDDASAADGLVLFLYIDFAVRNRDIRGYIAMIMDIPSLEVLKELLDEFIARVVGTDG from the coding sequence ATGATCCCCGAGAGCGTGGCGCTCGCCGAGCTCGAACGCGATGCGCTGACCGAGATCGTCAATATCGGCGTCAGCCGCGCTGCGTCGAACCTTCGGAAAATGATCGGCGACCAGGTGACCTTGTCGGTCCCGGCGATCGATGTGGTCAGCCAGCGCCGCGCTGCCCGGCTGATCAGCGAGCGCGAAGTCGCCGAGTTGGTGGCGGTGCGCCAGGACTTTGCCGGGCCGTTCTCGGGGCGAGCGCTGCTGATCTTCCCGGAGAGCAACAGTCTCGAGCTGGTCCGCGCGGTGACCGGCGATGCGCTCAACGCCCAGGAAGTCGTCGATATGGAGCAAGAGGCGTTGACCGAGACCGGTAACGTCATCCTCAATTCGTGCCTCGCGACGATGGCCAACATGCTCAAGCGATCGCTGACCATGACGATTCCCGAGGTGCTGCGCGGCAATGGCGCAACCTTGTTCGAGATCGATGACGCGAGCGCTGCCGACGGGCTCGTCCTCTTCCTCTATATCGACTTCGCCGTCCGCAATCGCGACATTCGCGGCTATATCGCGATGATCATGGACATCCCCTCGCTCGAGGTGCTCAAGGAGTTGCTCGACGAGTTCATCGCTCGCGTCGTCGGGACCGATGGCTGA
- a CDS encoding methyl-accepting chemotaxis protein, with protein sequence MALVKKSTLGSRAKPAASSEPPEAPPSVRAAAPRKARRPANALERMDQATQELASGIGEAAAAAGELQRAVDSISSSAEEAAGASQESLGLIGALTVNFRDAREGAEAALRQAGAAQDAFSEIGIQIEVSVAAIDLNAQRQLATAEVMNSLEAVASGIGEIGQGVADVSDQTSLLALNATIEAARAGDAGTGFAVVADEVRALAESSEASASDIQQLAERVSAEVKTIAERVRAASELATREAGLGRDVVVSLKAARGELVALGQGAQAIVQASNEAEIAAREAEKGAEQVAAAAEEQSAAAAEAQQAIEQQSASLEESQQTAEALGAMVQALVDDQTDQVAVEQVAAAAEQLSATVQEMSGSSSQIQVALEQIARGAQLQGAATQQANAAMSQIEKSAEVSQVRAAAAAERIGAIVASVDEGRSAVERLASGVESSLDEVRAVIGLLTTLSETGRRIEKITDNLALVSVQTKMLAVSGSVEATRAGEAGRGFATVAGDIRKLSRDAALGTDHARDVVRRIQDQVALVRRDLEQVSGAAEAEIGRNRAMLDRFSAVGEDLVAAQSANTAILAGAEDILRSVREVRGGTDQIAEAAEIAVDAVREAGAAARQQAQGAEALAAAIEEIASIATVLAAREG encoded by the coding sequence ATGGCGCTTGTGAAGAAGTCGACGCTCGGTTCGCGAGCGAAACCCGCAGCGTCGAGCGAGCCACCCGAAGCGCCGCCGAGCGTCCGCGCCGCCGCGCCGCGCAAGGCCAGGCGTCCGGCGAACGCGCTCGAGCGGATGGACCAGGCGACCCAGGAGCTGGCCAGCGGTATCGGCGAAGCGGCGGCGGCGGCCGGCGAATTGCAGCGCGCGGTCGACAGCATTTCGAGCAGCGCCGAGGAAGCTGCGGGCGCTTCGCAGGAATCGCTGGGCCTGATCGGCGCGCTCACCGTCAATTTCCGCGATGCGCGCGAAGGCGCCGAAGCGGCGCTTCGCCAGGCCGGCGCCGCCCAGGACGCTTTTTCCGAGATCGGCATCCAGATCGAGGTTTCGGTCGCGGCGATCGATCTCAACGCGCAGCGGCAGCTCGCGACCGCAGAGGTGATGAATTCGCTCGAGGCGGTGGCGAGCGGGATCGGAGAGATCGGCCAGGGCGTCGCCGACGTCTCCGACCAGACCAGCCTGCTCGCGCTCAACGCGACGATCGAGGCGGCGCGCGCGGGCGATGCCGGGACCGGCTTCGCCGTGGTCGCCGACGAGGTCCGCGCGCTGGCGGAAAGCTCCGAAGCGAGCGCGAGCGACATCCAGCAGCTCGCCGAGCGCGTTTCCGCGGAGGTCAAGACGATCGCCGAGCGCGTCCGTGCCGCCTCCGAACTGGCGACGCGCGAGGCCGGGCTGGGCCGCGACGTGGTGGTGAGTCTCAAGGCGGCGCGCGGGGAACTGGTCGCGCTCGGCCAGGGCGCGCAGGCGATCGTCCAGGCGTCGAACGAAGCCGAGATCGCCGCGCGCGAAGCCGAGAAGGGCGCCGAGCAGGTTGCCGCAGCCGCGGAGGAACAGTCTGCCGCCGCCGCCGAGGCGCAGCAGGCGATCGAGCAGCAGAGCGCCTCGCTCGAGGAGAGCCAGCAGACCGCCGAGGCGCTGGGCGCGATGGTCCAGGCGCTGGTCGACGATCAAACCGATCAGGTCGCGGTCGAGCAGGTCGCCGCCGCGGCCGAGCAATTGTCCGCGACGGTGCAGGAGATGTCGGGGTCGTCGAGCCAGATCCAGGTCGCGCTCGAGCAGATCGCCCGCGGTGCCCAGCTCCAGGGCGCGGCGACGCAGCAGGCCAATGCGGCGATGAGCCAGATCGAGAAGTCGGCCGAAGTGTCGCAGGTGCGCGCCGCCGCCGCCGCCGAGCGGATCGGCGCGATCGTGGCGAGCGTCGACGAGGGGCGCAGTGCGGTCGAGCGGCTGGCGAGCGGCGTGGAGTCGTCGCTGGACGAGGTCCGCGCAGTGATCGGGCTGCTCACGACATTGAGCGAGACCGGGCGGCGGATCGAGAAGATCACCGACAATCTCGCGCTCGTCTCGGTGCAGACCAAGATGCTCGCGGTCAGCGGATCGGTCGAGGCGACGCGCGCGGGCGAGGCGGGGCGCGGCTTCGCGACCGTCGCGGGCGACATCCGCAAGCTTTCGCGCGACGCGGCGCTCGGCACCGATCATGCGCGCGACGTGGTTCGCCGGATTCAGGACCAGGTTGCGCTGGTTCGGCGCGATCTTGAGCAGGTTTCGGGCGCGGCAGAGGCCGAAATCGGCCGAAACCGCGCCATGTTGGACCGTTTTTCGGCCGTTGGAGAGGATCTTGTGGCCGCGCAATCGGCCAATACGGCGATCCTGGCGGGTGCCGAGGACATTCTCCGCTCGGTCCGCGAGGTCCGCGGCGGCACCGACCAGATCGCCGAGGCGGCCGAGATCGCGGTCGATGCGGTGCGCGAGGCGGGGGCGGCCGCGCGGCAGCAGGCCCAGGGAGCCGAGGCGCTCGCCGCGGCGATCGAGGAGATCGCGTCGATCGCCACCGTGCTCGCCGCGCGGGAAGGCTGA
- a CDS encoding Lrp/AsnC family transcriptional regulator yields the protein MTDLDPFEKRILRELQRDASQTTAELAAKVGLSASPCWRRVDRLEREGVIRGRVAVIDRRKVGLNAHIFAQVRLNAHGRSNLDEFSAAIRGFPEVLDAYVLMGQTDFMLRIVAPDIEAYEKFFFDKLSKLPGIQEITSTVALSEIKSTLELPL from the coding sequence ATGACCGATTTAGACCCCTTCGAAAAACGAATCCTCCGCGAGCTCCAGCGCGATGCGAGCCAGACAACTGCCGAACTCGCTGCCAAGGTCGGCCTCTCGGCCTCGCCCTGCTGGCGCCGCGTCGACCGGCTCGAGCGCGAGGGCGTGATCCGGGGCCGGGTGGCGGTGATCGATCGCCGGAAAGTCGGGCTCAATGCGCATATCTTCGCGCAGGTGCGGCTCAACGCGCATGGCCGCTCGAACCTCGACGAGTTCAGCGCGGCGATCCGCGGCTTCCCCGAGGTGCTCGATGCCTATGTTTTGATGGGCCAGACCGACTTCATGCTGCGCATCGTCGCCCCCGACATCGAAGCCTATGAGAAATTCTTCTTCGACAAGCTGAGCAAGTTGCCCGGAATCCAGGAGATCACTTCGACGGTAGCGCTCTCCGAGATCAAGTCGACGCTCGAGCTGCCGCTCTAG
- a CDS encoding response regulator transcription factor, with product MPVTVLIVDDSKLARIVAGKALAELQPEWQKVEAGSAAEALEVVGAREVDVALIDFNMTEKDGLELAAELRALRPEMPLAIITANIQDEIVARAREIGAAFVAKPVTADSLEGFLSGAALRLRSAGA from the coding sequence ATGCCCGTTACCGTCCTGATCGTCGACGACAGCAAGCTGGCACGGATCGTCGCGGGCAAGGCGCTCGCCGAGCTCCAGCCCGAATGGCAGAAGGTCGAGGCGGGCAGCGCTGCCGAGGCGCTCGAGGTGGTCGGCGCGCGCGAGGTCGACGTCGCGCTGATCGATTTCAACATGACCGAGAAGGACGGGCTGGAACTCGCCGCCGAGCTGCGCGCTCTCCGACCTGAAATGCCACTCGCCATCATCACTGCCAATATCCAGGACGAGATCGTCGCCCGCGCCCGCGAGATCGGCGCGGCGTTCGTCGCCAAGCCGGTCACCGCCGACAGCCTCGAAGGGTTCCTCTCGGGCGCGGCGCTGCGGCTGCGATCGGCCGGAGCATGA
- a CDS encoding chemotaxis protein CheW, protein MAGDRLLALEVGDKSFGLPSGIVREVARMPRLARVPHAPPALMGLANIRGAVVPVLSLATLVERPSGGERRVVIVDQGEPIGLAVDQVSTQLDASDLQAIDIAELISNSIPATGVRHSVGSGMSEGELQPELTAETLPLLVFAIGDQEFAVPIAIVEHVLSLPEHITRMPLADPAVVGSTTLDGALLPILSLRTLLALPGTDGKGRVLVVRIGVHRVGLVVDAMRSILRVAEDDIDPVPQVLARGGAEARIQAICRLDGGNRLVSVLAADQLLRDDITARLFQGAERHDMDETVRETQPHEQFLLFRVGDDEFGLPIGAVEEVAMLPAKLTRLPRAPAFVQGVMNLRGQVIPVIDQARRFGAEAAAGRKRRVVVVRIGDLSAGFVVDAVSDVLRVEADALRPAPDLGNAETRVFDRIVNLPEEQRIVLIVSPRELLDRAEQDLLRGISAKGAVSTP, encoded by the coding sequence GTGGCGGGCGACCGGTTGCTGGCACTCGAAGTCGGTGACAAGAGCTTCGGCTTGCCCTCTGGAATCGTTCGTGAAGTCGCGCGGATGCCACGCCTCGCCCGCGTGCCCCATGCGCCCCCCGCGCTGATGGGGCTTGCCAATATCCGCGGGGCCGTGGTCCCCGTCCTTTCGCTCGCCACGTTGGTCGAGCGTCCTTCGGGAGGCGAGCGCCGCGTCGTCATCGTCGATCAGGGCGAACCGATCGGCCTGGCGGTCGACCAGGTCTCCACCCAGCTCGACGCGAGTGATTTACAAGCCATTGATATTGCGGAGTTAATATCAAATTCTATCCCCGCTACCGGGGTCCGCCATTCGGTCGGCTCGGGCATGTCCGAGGGGGAACTGCAACCCGAACTCACCGCCGAAACCCTGCCATTGCTGGTCTTCGCGATCGGCGACCAGGAATTCGCCGTTCCCATCGCCATAGTCGAGCATGTCCTCTCCCTGCCCGAACACATCACCCGGATGCCGCTCGCCGATCCCGCCGTGGTCGGCAGCACCACGCTGGACGGCGCCTTGCTCCCGATCCTGTCGCTTCGCACCCTGCTCGCGCTGCCGGGCACCGACGGCAAGGGGCGGGTGCTCGTAGTGCGGATCGGCGTGCACCGCGTCGGTCTGGTCGTCGATGCGATGCGCTCGATACTGCGCGTCGCCGAGGACGATATCGATCCGGTGCCGCAAGTACTCGCGCGCGGCGGGGCCGAGGCGCGGATCCAGGCGATCTGCCGGCTCGATGGCGGCAACCGGCTCGTCTCGGTGCTCGCAGCCGATCAATTGCTGCGCGACGACATCACCGCGCGCTTGTTCCAGGGGGCAGAGCGGCACGACATGGACGAGACCGTACGCGAAACGCAGCCACACGAGCAGTTTCTGCTGTTCCGCGTCGGCGACGACGAATTCGGCCTGCCGATCGGTGCGGTCGAGGAAGTGGCGATGCTGCCCGCCAAGCTCACCCGGCTGCCCAGGGCGCCGGCCTTCGTCCAGGGCGTGATGAACCTGCGCGGCCAGGTGATCCCGGTGATCGACCAGGCGCGTCGCTTCGGGGCCGAGGCAGCGGCGGGCCGCAAGCGCCGCGTGGTAGTCGTGCGCATCGGCGACCTCAGTGCCGGCTTCGTCGTCGATGCGGTGTCCGACGTTCTTCGCGTCGAAGCCGACGCACTGCGTCCGGCACCCGATCTGGGCAATGCCGAGACGCGCGTGTTCGATCGGATCGTCAACCTCCCCGAGGAACAGCGGATCGTGCTGATCGTTTCCCCGCGCGAACTCCTCGACCGCGCCGAGCAGGACCTGCTGCGCGGCATATCAGCGAAAGGCGCCGTGTCGACACCGTGA
- a CDS encoding CheR family methyltransferase, whose protein sequence is MRVTELLYRWSGMIFGANKLYYIERRVGARMTKTGIADARSYFARAASDPAEREALINAFTINETYFYREDHQLAALSREILPELVRTRRPGDLVRIWSMPCSTGEEAYSIAIWLLENWPLVDAYNIEIVGSDLDTHVLDQARAGGYAARALAKLPPKVIESYFEPERGHRRKIIDDLRESVRFAPANIVDRATLAPLGTFDVILCRNLLIYFDEASRAKAAENLFESLAPGGYLCLGHSESMTRISDRFVMARLEDAIVYRKP, encoded by the coding sequence ATGCGGGTCACCGAACTGCTCTATCGCTGGAGCGGGATGATCTTCGGCGCGAACAAGCTTTATTATATCGAGCGCCGGGTCGGGGCGCGGATGACGAAGACGGGGATCGCCGATGCGCGCAGCTATTTCGCGCGCGCCGCCTCGGACCCTGCCGAGCGCGAGGCACTGATCAATGCCTTCACCATCAACGAGACCTATTTCTACCGCGAGGACCACCAGCTCGCCGCGCTGAGCCGCGAAATATTGCCCGAGCTGGTCCGCACGCGCCGCCCGGGCGACCTCGTGCGGATCTGGTCGATGCCGTGCTCGACCGGCGAGGAAGCCTATTCGATCGCGATCTGGCTGCTGGAGAACTGGCCGCTGGTCGACGCATACAATATCGAGATCGTCGGGTCGGACCTCGACACCCATGTGCTCGACCAGGCCCGCGCCGGGGGTTACGCCGCACGCGCGCTGGCCAAGCTGCCGCCCAAGGTGATCGAGAGCTATTTCGAGCCCGAACGCGGACATCGGCGGAAAATCATCGACGATTTGCGCGAATCGGTGCGCTTCGCGCCGGCCAACATCGTCGATCGTGCGACGCTGGCGCCGCTCGGCACGTTCGACGTGATCCTATGTAGGAACCTGCTCATCTATTTCGACGAAGCCTCGCGCGCCAAGGCTGCGGAAAACCTGTTCGAGAGCCTGGCGCCCGGCGGCTATCTTTGCCTCGGCCATAGCGAATCGATGACGCGGATCAGCGACCGGTTCGTCATGGCTCGCCTTGAAGACGCAATCGTCTATCGTAAGCCGTGA